One region of Macadamia integrifolia cultivar HAES 741 chromosome 11, SCU_Mint_v3, whole genome shotgun sequence genomic DNA includes:
- the LOC122092785 gene encoding uncharacterized protein LOC122092785, with protein MEFFVQYLDLILVPAGLLILFTYHLYLLYRVLKYPATTVIGYENLNRMAWVEYMMQGGSNTSIALSVISSNITSTIYFATMSLTLSSLIGTLAGNSSSFLSKNIFIVGDTSSNTVSLKYISMLLSFMLAFGSFVQSARYYVEADFYISTPLVNMPVTYVQRSAIRANNFWQLGLRLLYFAMAFLFWGFGPIPMFASCVIMVVLLIFLDSNSKPLHQYQSGKKKKKKVEDV; from the exons ATGGAGTTTTTTGTGCAATACCTGGACTTGATCTTGGTCCCAGCAGGGCTGTTGATATTGTTCACCTACCATCTCTACCTCCTCTACCGAGTCCTAAAATATCCTGCAACAACGGTAATTGGCTATGAGAACCTCAACAGAATGGCATGGGTTGAGTACATGATGCAG GGTGGGAGCAACACAAGCATAGCATTATCTGTGATATCCTCCAACATAACAAGCACAATCTACTTCGCTACTATGAGTCTTACACTAAGCTCTCTCATAGGAACATTGGCCGGAAACTCCTCTAGCTTTCTCTCCAAAAACATATTCATAGTTGGAGACACAAGCTCCAACACAGTGTCTCTCAAGTACATAAGCATGCTTTTATCTTTCATGCTGGCCTTCGGTTCATTTGTTCAGTCGGCGAGGTACTACGTCGAGGCTGATTTCTACATAAGCACACCGCTCGTCAACATGCCGGTAACGTATGTTCAGAGGTCGGCGATAAGGGCGAATAATTTCTGGCAGCTTGGGTTGAGGTTGCTCTATTTTGCTATGGCTTTCTTGTTTTGGGGGTTTGGGCCGATACCGATGTTTGCTTCTTGCGTGATTATGGTGGTGCTTCTGATTTTTTTGGACTCCAATTCAAAGCCTTTGCACCAGTATCAgtcagggaagaagaagaagaagaaggtggaggATGTATGA